Genomic DNA from Hordeum vulgare subsp. vulgare chromosome 2H, MorexV3_pseudomolecules_assembly, whole genome shotgun sequence:
CATGATGAATGGATCATCGCTGCACATACATAATCGCATACTAGCAGTTTACCTTACAgggccatatatacatatagtctcATTAATTTCTAAGCAACAGATTAGATTACGTCGAACAAGCAAACTTAAGAAACTCCAGCTTGATTTGGCTGGCCGTTCAAGAGGCTTGGCCTTGGTCCCTTGTGCTGCTGCTGCCAATCCTGGTCCGGACAGTCTCTCTTCCTCCGCTGGAAATCCATCATGAAGGCGTCAAGGCCGGCATCCAGGGCCTTGCAGGTGTCAGCGAACAGCACAAGGGCGCCGGTGATGCGGTTCCGGGCGCCGACGATCTCCTCCGGCATGGGCTTCCCAAACCGCCAGCCCGCAAGGCGCTGGTGCCTGACGTGGTCGGCGTCGGCGCGGAGCACGACGATCCCGTTGGTCAAGCGCGCGGCCAGGCACCTTCGCCGGAACAGAATCTCGTCGCGGCGCTTCAG
This window encodes:
- the LOC123430771 gene encoding uncharacterized protein LOC123430771 isoform X2 codes for the protein MATCTQAQLAPPSPSASAMVTGPGTETGPWPPAPDVEPEEKEKPPASLAPVAKPGPGKRRYAKVLMTEEEEEKLLDVRARHRSARKEVSARAERRKELLKRRDEILFRRRCLAARLTNGIVVLRADADHVRHQRLAGWRFGKPMPEEIVGARNRITGALVLFADTCKALDAGLDAFMMDFQRRKRDCPDQDWQQQHKGPRPSLLNGQPNQAGVS